A DNA window from Actinomadura luzonensis contains the following coding sequences:
- the add gene encoding adenosine deaminase, producing MEDFIAGLPKCELHLHIEGTLEPELKFELAARNGLELPYRSVEEMRAAYSFDSLPSFLTVYYEGMRVLRTEPDFYDLAMAYLRKAAAQNVRYAEIFFDPQAHTGRGVPFDVVIRGLRRALLDAEARLGVRAQLIMCFLRDFQPEYAMATLLESLPYKEWIAGVGLDSDEQGNPPLKFAEVYARARAEGYLLTMHCDVDQDDAAEHIRQAIEDIGVDRIDHGVNILEDQRLVELVRERGMGLTCSPISNGYVTGSLKAEGIRKLMDLGVRVTVNSDDPAYFAGYVQENLIALHEALQLNEEELAGLERNAFEVTWLPRRLKDSYLAEIDAYVSSRVS from the coding sequence ATGGAGGACTTCATCGCCGGGCTGCCCAAGTGCGAGCTGCACCTGCACATCGAGGGCACCTTGGAGCCCGAGCTCAAGTTCGAGCTGGCCGCCCGCAACGGGCTGGAGCTGCCGTACCGGTCGGTGGAGGAGATGCGGGCGGCGTACTCGTTCGACAGCCTGCCGTCCTTCCTCACCGTCTACTACGAGGGCATGCGGGTGCTGCGCACCGAGCCCGACTTCTACGACCTGGCCATGGCCTACCTGCGCAAGGCGGCGGCGCAGAACGTGCGCTACGCGGAGATCTTCTTCGATCCCCAGGCGCACACCGGGCGCGGGGTGCCGTTCGACGTGGTGATCCGGGGGCTGCGGCGGGCGCTGCTGGACGCCGAGGCGCGGCTCGGGGTGCGCGCGCAGCTCATCATGTGCTTCCTGCGCGACTTCCAGCCCGAGTACGCGATGGCGACGCTGCTGGAGTCGTTGCCGTACAAGGAGTGGATCGCGGGCGTCGGCCTGGACTCCGACGAGCAGGGCAACCCGCCGCTCAAGTTCGCCGAGGTGTACGCCCGCGCCCGCGCGGAGGGCTACCTGCTGACCATGCACTGCGACGTGGACCAGGACGACGCGGCCGAGCACATCCGCCAGGCGATCGAGGACATCGGCGTCGACCGCATCGACCACGGCGTCAACATCCTGGAGGACCAGCGGCTGGTCGAGCTGGTACGGGAGCGCGGCATGGGGCTCACCTGCAGCCCGATCTCGAACGGCTACGTCACCGGCTCGCTGAAGGCCGAGGGCATCCGCAAGCTGATGGACCTGGGCGTGCGGGTGACGGTCAACTCCGACGATCCGGCCTACTTCGCCGGCTACGTACAGGAGAACCTGATCGCCCTGCACGAGGCCCTGCAGCTCAACGAGGAGGAGCTGGCGGGGCTGGAGCGCAACGCGTTCGAGGTGACCTGGCTCCCCCGGCGCCTGAAGGACTCCTACCTGGCCGAGATCGACGCATATGTCTCCTCAAGGGTGTCCTGA
- a CDS encoding GNAT family N-acetyltransferase, with product MADVGVRAARREDVLQVANCQIRAWRYGYRDFLPEGPLEQMTGPAAEKMWLRQWDEAIVAPPSPMHRVLVAVETILDTEGFPALGAGGSAALVTPRGGERVVGLASHAPAEDPDLDPSVTAEMLTLLVDPDFVRRGHGSRLLNATVDYLREDGFRQIVTWVFADNHAVLGFLESAGWGEDMAERVLDMGRPIRMVRLTTDIS from the coding sequence ATGGCAGACGTAGGCGTCCGGGCGGCCCGGCGCGAGGATGTGCTCCAGGTTGCGAATTGTCAGATCCGCGCCTGGCGCTACGGCTACCGGGACTTCCTCCCGGAGGGGCCGCTTGAGCAGATGACCGGCCCCGCGGCCGAGAAGATGTGGCTGCGCCAGTGGGACGAGGCGATCGTCGCGCCCCCCAGCCCCATGCACCGGGTGCTGGTGGCGGTGGAGACCATCCTCGACACCGAGGGCTTCCCGGCGCTCGGCGCGGGCGGCAGCGCCGCGCTCGTGACGCCGCGCGGCGGCGAGCGCGTGGTCGGCCTGGCCTCGCACGCCCCCGCCGAGGACCCCGACCTCGACCCCAGCGTGACGGCCGAGATGCTGACGCTGCTCGTCGACCCCGACTTCGTGCGCCGCGGCCACGGCAGCCGCCTGCTCAACGCCACGGTCGACTACCTGCGCGAGGACGGCTTCCGGCAGATCGTGACGTGGGTCTTCGCCGACAACCACGCGGTGCTCGGCTTCCTGGAGTCGGCCGGCTGGGGCGAGGACATGGCCGAGCGCGTCCTCGACATGGGCCGCCCGATCCGCATGGTCAGGCTCACTACGGACATCAGTTAA
- a CDS encoding 1,4-dihydroxy-2-naphthoate polyprenyltransferase yields the protein MATPGQWIAGARPRTLPNAVVPVMVGTGVAIGEGSFVWWRAVLALFVALALQIGVNYANDYSDGIRGTDDERVGPMRLVGSRAASPRAVLTAALGCFAVAAVLGLVLVLVTRAWWILLVGAACIAAAWFYTGGKRPYGYRGLGELAVFVFFGVVPVVGTAYVQTESLSWAALIASIPVGLLSCSMLVVNNLRDVGTDGQAGKRTLAVVLGPERTRALYVACQVVPFAVALAMVPITPWAALVLLAAPLAITPIRAVLGKAVGPALIGVLQQTGKLQLAYGVLFAAGLALVF from the coding sequence ATGGCAACCCCCGGCCAGTGGATCGCCGGCGCGCGCCCGCGCACGCTGCCCAACGCCGTCGTCCCCGTCATGGTGGGCACGGGCGTGGCGATCGGTGAAGGCTCTTTCGTGTGGTGGCGGGCGGTCCTGGCGCTGTTCGTGGCGCTCGCCCTGCAGATCGGCGTCAACTACGCCAACGACTACAGCGACGGCATCCGCGGCACCGACGACGAGCGGGTCGGCCCGATGCGGCTGGTCGGCTCGCGCGCGGCGAGCCCGCGTGCGGTGCTGACGGCCGCGCTGGGCTGCTTCGCGGTCGCCGCGGTGCTCGGCCTGGTGCTGGTCCTGGTGACGCGGGCGTGGTGGATCCTGCTGGTCGGCGCGGCCTGCATCGCCGCCGCCTGGTTCTACACCGGCGGCAAGCGCCCGTACGGCTACCGGGGGCTGGGCGAGCTGGCCGTGTTCGTGTTCTTCGGCGTGGTGCCGGTGGTGGGCACGGCGTACGTGCAGACCGAGTCGCTGAGCTGGGCGGCGCTGATCGCCTCGATCCCGGTGGGCCTGCTGTCGTGCTCCATGCTGGTGGTCAACAACCTGCGCGACGTCGGCACCGACGGGCAGGCGGGCAAGCGCACGCTGGCGGTCGTGCTGGGGCCGGAGCGCACCCGGGCGTTGTACGTGGCCTGCCAGGTGGTGCCGTTCGCGGTGGCGCTGGCGATGGTGCCGATCACGCCGTGGGCGGCGCTGGTGCTGCTGGCGGCGCCGCTGGCGATCACGCCGATCCGGGCGGTGCTGGGCAAGGCGGTCGGGCCCGCGCTGATCGGCGTGCTGCAGCAGACGGGCAAGCTGCAGCTGGCCTACGGGGTGCTGTTCGCGGCGGGGCTCGCCCTGGTCTTCTAG
- a CDS encoding winged helix-turn-helix domain-containing protein has product MINWRDDLPRWEQIVRVIRRRITTGEYQPGRMITERQIIEEFGVAKITARKAVAGLRDRGLIYTRPNLGSFVGPEPPDDED; this is encoded by the coding sequence ATGATCAACTGGCGTGATGATCTCCCGCGTTGGGAGCAGATCGTCCGGGTCATCCGCCGGCGCATCACCACGGGCGAGTACCAGCCGGGTCGGATGATCACGGAGCGGCAGATCATCGAGGAGTTCGGGGTTGCGAAGATCACCGCGCGGAAGGCTGTGGCGGGGCTCCGTGATCGCGGCTTGATCTACACGCGGCCGAACCTCGGGTCGTTCGTCGGGCCTGAGCCGCCCGACGACGAAGACTGA
- a CDS encoding GntR family transcriptional regulator, with protein MTIDHEGPEPLYQQLADLLRAQIKSGELPPNRPIPTEQRLMQMHELGRDTVRRAVGILRDEGLLITVKARGTFVVDRSQEGVPDRRGEG; from the coding sequence ATGACGATCGACCACGAGGGGCCGGAGCCGCTGTACCAGCAACTGGCCGATCTGCTGCGGGCGCAGATCAAGAGCGGGGAACTGCCGCCGAACCGGCCGATCCCGACAGAGCAGCGGTTGATGCAGATGCACGAGCTCGGGCGGGACACGGTCCGGCGGGCTGTGGGGATCCTTCGCGACGAGGGTCTGCTGATCACGGTCAAGGCGCGGGGCACCTTCGTGGTGGATCGTTCGCAGGAGGGTGTGCCCGACCGTCGCGGCGAGGGCTAG
- a CDS encoding aminotransferase-like domain-containing protein, giving the protein MTNDSSIAHIAAILREEAARLGPGARLPSSREIMRRHNVSPVTVSRAIGRLAAEGKVVTRPGAGAFVTQHRSASGGREAADLSWQTVALGDRVVDEGPVAALLAEAADGVVPLTGGYLHPGLRPDRQLAAAAARAARRPGAWGKPPLTGLPELRRWFAGQTGGDVTANDALIVSGGQAALTHAFRALAAPGTPVLVETPTYPGALAAAKAAGLRATAVPMDRDGVRPELLAEAFAVTGARVFFCQPTLHNPTGATLPLDRRRQVLEVARAAGAFVIEDDYAHYLTEQPPPTLASMDEHGTVVHVRSLTKILSPSMRVAAVIARGPAAHRLRAGQLVESFFVARPLQETALELVGSPAWQRHLAAVHAELRARRHALAAALAARLPGGAEPHLLPAGGMHLWLRLPAELDEDALVEAARRNGVLVSPGRMYYPSEPPGPRLRLTHVAAAHLAELDEGVRRLARAFHDVG; this is encoded by the coding sequence ATGACCAACGATAGCAGTATCGCCCATATCGCCGCGATACTGCGCGAAGAGGCCGCCCGCCTGGGCCCGGGCGCCCGCCTCCCGTCCAGTCGCGAGATCATGCGCCGGCACAACGTCTCCCCCGTCACCGTCTCGCGCGCCATCGGCCGGCTCGCCGCCGAGGGCAAGGTGGTGACCAGGCCGGGCGCCGGCGCCTTCGTGACCCAGCACCGCAGCGCGAGCGGCGGCCGGGAGGCCGCGGACCTGTCCTGGCAGACGGTGGCGCTCGGTGACCGCGTGGTGGACGAGGGCCCGGTCGCGGCGCTGCTGGCCGAGGCGGCCGACGGCGTCGTCCCGCTGACCGGGGGTTACCTGCATCCGGGGCTGCGGCCCGACCGGCAGCTCGCGGCGGCCGCGGCGCGCGCGGCGCGCCGGCCCGGGGCGTGGGGCAAGCCGCCTCTCACCGGCCTGCCCGAGCTGCGGCGCTGGTTCGCCGGCCAGACGGGCGGCGACGTGACCGCGAACGACGCGCTGATCGTCAGCGGCGGCCAGGCGGCGCTCACGCACGCCTTCCGGGCGCTCGCCGCCCCGGGGACGCCGGTCCTGGTGGAGACGCCGACGTACCCGGGCGCGCTGGCCGCGGCGAAGGCGGCCGGGCTGCGCGCGACCGCCGTGCCCATGGACCGGGACGGCGTGCGCCCCGAGCTGCTGGCCGAGGCGTTCGCGGTGACCGGCGCCCGCGTCTTCTTCTGCCAGCCCACCCTGCACAACCCCACCGGCGCCACCCTTCCCCTCGACCGCCGCCGGCAGGTGCTGGAGGTGGCGCGGGCGGCGGGCGCGTTCGTGATCGAGGACGACTACGCCCACTACCTCACCGAGCAGCCGCCGCCGACGCTCGCCTCGATGGACGAGCACGGCACGGTGGTGCACGTCCGGTCCCTGACCAAGATCCTCTCTCCCAGCATGCGGGTGGCGGCGGTGATCGCCCGCGGTCCGGCCGCGCACCGGCTGCGGGCGGGCCAGCTCGTGGAGTCGTTCTTCGTGGCCAGGCCGCTCCAGGAGACCGCGCTGGAGCTGGTCGGGTCCCCGGCCTGGCAACGGCATCTGGCGGCCGTGCACGCCGAGCTGCGCGCCCGCCGGCACGCCCTGGCCGCCGCGCTCGCCGCCCGGCTGCCCGGCGGGGCCGAACCGCACCTGCTGCCCGCCGGCGGCATGCACCTGTGGCTCCGGCTGCCCGCCGAGCTGGACGAGGACGCGCTGGTGGAGGCCGCCAGGCGCAACGGCGTCCTGGTGAGCCCGGGCCGGATGTACTACCCGTCCGAGCCGCCGGGGCCGCGCCTGCGGCTGACGCACGTCGCCGCCGCGCACCTGGCCGAGCTGGACGAGGGGGTGCGCCGCCTGGCTCGGGCGTTCCACGACGTCGGGTGA
- a CDS encoding DMT family transporter codes for MKDHDSAIVADGVAVPPAPTERATPVARPTRTAGSPFSTARPARTAAGAQGTFLAFLGVLAFSGSFPGTVYAMEGFNPWLVAIGRAAVAGLLAVLCLRAAGRPLLPPRRLWRPYALISLGVVFGFPVFSGLALALGSSTSHAAVITALLPATTAACAVLRAGERPRPLFWAACLAGAAAITTFTFLQQGDTQAAAWPDLLLLAALLSAAIGYTEGGRLARDTPGWQVISHALVLSLPVTLPVAAVLAVLTPVTPSVPALAGFAYVAVISMFLGFFPWYAGLAKGGIARAGQTQLTQPILTLVWAWFLMGERFGPVTVAAALAVLVCVAITQRART; via the coding sequence ATGAAGGACCATGATAGCGCTATCGTCGCGGACGGAGTAGCGGTCCCACCCGCCCCTACCGAGCGGGCGACTCCGGTCGCGCGGCCGACCCGCACCGCCGGGTCGCCCTTCTCCACAGCTCGACCGGCGAGAACGGCCGCAGGGGCACAAGGCACCTTCCTCGCCTTCCTCGGCGTCCTGGCCTTCTCCGGCTCCTTCCCCGGCACCGTCTACGCCATGGAGGGCTTCAACCCCTGGCTGGTGGCCATCGGCCGGGCCGCCGTCGCCGGGCTGCTCGCCGTCCTGTGCCTGCGCGCCGCCGGCCGCCCCCTCCTCCCGCCCCGCCGCCTCTGGCGCCCCTACGCTCTGATCTCCCTCGGCGTCGTGTTCGGCTTCCCGGTCTTCAGCGGCCTGGCCCTGGCCCTGGGCTCCAGTACGTCCCACGCCGCCGTGATCACGGCCCTGCTCCCGGCGACCACGGCCGCGTGCGCCGTCCTGCGCGCCGGGGAGCGCCCCCGTCCCCTCTTCTGGGCGGCCTGCCTGGCGGGCGCCGCCGCCATCACCACCTTCACCTTCCTCCAGCAGGGCGACACGCAGGCCGCCGCCTGGCCCGACCTGCTCCTGCTCGCCGCCCTCCTCTCGGCCGCGATCGGCTACACCGAAGGAGGCCGCCTGGCCCGCGACACGCCCGGCTGGCAGGTGATCTCGCACGCCCTCGTCCTGTCGCTGCCGGTCACCCTCCCCGTCGCGGCCGTGCTGGCGGTGCTCACCCCCGTCACTCCGTCCGTGCCGGCTCTCGCGGGCTTCGCCTACGTCGCGGTGATCTCCATGTTCCTGGGCTTCTTCCCGTGGTACGCGGGACTCGCCAAGGGCGGCATCGCCCGCGCCGGCCAGACCCAGCTCACCCAGCCCATCCTGACGCTGGTGTGGGCCTGGTTCCTCATGGGCGAACGATTCGGCCCGGTCACGGTCGCCGCCGCGCTCGCGGTTCTCGTCTGCGTGGCCATCACGCAGCGTGCCCGTACTTGA
- a CDS encoding CGNR zinc finger domain-containing protein — protein sequence MSFPAELVRDFVNTYDVESDTDELSSPAELAVWLRERGLAGARDRATDDDLHTAHALREGIRAALRREPAALPAFALPALPLRVGVGRDGAPELVPAADGVAGGLARIAAATLGATWERLKVCAEGTCQWAFIDSSRNRSRSWCSMRVCGNRTKTRAYRARKRGSRRLQASNTDTV from the coding sequence ATGTCGTTCCCCGCGGAGCTCGTCCGAGACTTCGTGAACACCTACGACGTCGAGTCCGACACCGACGAGCTGTCCTCCCCGGCCGAGCTGGCCGTCTGGCTGCGCGAGCGCGGCCTGGCCGGTGCGCGCGACCGCGCCACCGACGACGACCTGCACACCGCGCACGCCCTCCGCGAGGGCATCAGGGCGGCGCTGCGGCGCGAGCCGGCCGCCCTGCCCGCCTTCGCGCTGCCCGCCCTCCCGCTGCGGGTCGGCGTGGGCCGGGACGGCGCGCCCGAGCTGGTGCCGGCCGCTGACGGCGTCGCGGGCGGGCTGGCCAGGATCGCCGCCGCGACCCTCGGCGCCACGTGGGAGCGGCTGAAGGTGTGCGCGGAGGGAACGTGTCAATGGGCGTTCATCGACTCGTCCAGAAACCGTTCCCGGTCGTGGTGTTCGATGCGGGTATGCGGAAACCGCACCAAGACACGGGCTTACCGGGCGAGGAAGCGGGGTTCGCGTCGTCTCCAAGCCTCAAACACCGATACGGTGTAA